A single region of the Triticum dicoccoides isolate Atlit2015 ecotype Zavitan chromosome 2B, WEW_v2.0, whole genome shotgun sequence genome encodes:
- the LOC119364146 gene encoding cytochrome b-c1 complex subunit Rieske, mitochondrial encodes MLRVAGRRLSSSLSWRPAATVGARGPLAGAGGPGRDDDDGSAYQRRFAIESPFFTAARGFSSAETLVPRNQDAGLAELPATVAALKNPNSKILYDQYNHERYPPGDPSKRAFAYFVLSGGRFVYASLLRLLVLKFVLSMSASKDVLALASLEVDLSSIEPGSTVTVKWRGKPVFIRRRTDDDIKLANSVDVASLRHPEQDAERVKNPEWLVVIGVCTHLGCIPLPNSGDFGGWFCPCHGSHYDISGRIRKGPAPYNLEVPTYSFLEDNKMLIG; translated from the exons ATGCTGAGGGTTGCGGGGAGGAGGCTCTCGTCTTCCCTCTCCTGGCGCCCCGCGGCGACCGTCGGAGCCAGGGGCCcgctcgccggcgccggcggcccTGGGAGAGACGACGACGACGGTTCGGCCTACCAGCGGCGGTTCGCCATCGAGTCCCCCTTCTTCACCGCCGCGAGAG GCTTTTCTTCGGCTGAAACACTTGTTCCACGGAACCAAGATGCTGGGTTGGCTGAACTCCCAGCCACTGTTGCTGCACTGAAGAACCCCAACTCAAAAATCCTTTATGACCAGTACAACCATGAAAGATATCCTCCTGGAGATCCCAGCAAGCGTGCCTTTGCCTACTTTGTTCTGAGTGGTGGGAGATTCGTATATGCATCACTGCTGCGTCTCCTTGTCTTGAAGTTTGTCTTGAGCATGTCAGCAAGTAAGGATGTTCTTGCACTTGCTTCCCTTGAGGTTGATCTATCCAGCATTGAACCCGGCAGCACAGTGACTGTCAAGTGGCGTGGAAAGCCAGTCTTCATCAGGCGACGGACAGACGATGACATCAAGCTGGCCAACAGCGTGGATGTTGCATCCCTGCGCCACCCAGAGCAAGACGCTGAGCGTGTGAAGAACCCAGAGTGGCTGGTGGTTATTGGTGTCTGCACTCATCTTGGTTGCATTCCCCTTCCCAACTCTGGAGACTTTGGTGGCTGGTTCTGCCCGTGCCATGGCTCCCACTATGACATCTCTGGCAGAATCCGCAAGGGCCCTGCCCCGTACAACCTTGAGGTGCCCACCTACAGTTTCTTGGAAGATAACAAGATGCTCATAGGCTAA